The DNA segment TGCTCAACCAAGACACCAAGCAGGCTATGCGGCGGCAAAGGCCTCGCGATCAATCGCAGATGATCGCCAACACCCGCTCACATCTGCGACGCCGCCAGAAGCAGCCGGGGGTCGTTCGCAACTTCTTGGAAGAAGAACACGTTCAATACGCGGCGGCTGCCGGGTAGGAAACGTCAACTATTGGATGCTCCCCGTAGTAATGAACTGAATCCGTAAGACTTCCGCATTCTTTTGGTTCCACGCAGGAAGCCCAAGCTCTTGTGCGTGCCGAGAATAGAGTGCGGAGAGGGAACAGGCGGGGCAGGCTGCAACGGGCAGGGCAAACACGGGCGGGACCGCACGACATCACACGCCTGCTCGGCGTGCCGTCGTGTCAGCGCGGGGAGGACTAGCCGAGGGGAGGGGGCAGCGCCAAGGGGCCGGCAGCGGGGCAGGGACGCGCTGCGGGGTTTCCGTTCGTGCTCCGACCGTGCGCGGGCGGCACGGTCAGAACGGACTCCTCACGCCGCCTCGCCCCAGGCGCGGCGCACTTCCGCCAGCCCCTCGACGCACAGGTCGTACTCGTGGCTCAGCCGCTCGAAGAGCGCCCGCTCCGCCGCGGCCTCCTCCGGTTCCAGCGTGCTCGCCAGCCAGTAGGCCCGCTTGCCGGCCTCGCGGTAGACCGTCACCTGGTCCGCTCCGGCAGGGTGCGGAAACCGTTGCAAGGCCTCGGGATAGACGCCGCTCCAGAAGAGCGTGTAGTCACCGATCTGCCGGTATTCCTCCACGGCCTCGTCGGCCGCCGCATGCCGGCGAACCGTCAGCAGCACCTCCGCGATCGCGGTCGCCTCCTCCCGGCCCACGCCCGGCAGCGCCGCAACACGGTCGTGCCGGAGAAAGCGGACGAGCAGCAACGCGACGTAGTCCACGAGCGCGGGATCGACCACCCCGAGCCGCGTGCAAAACGCGTATTCCGTCAGGCCGCGGAAGAATCGATCGACGTCGGCGGGGTCGCGTGGGGAGAACATGGCACAGCCTCGCTGGGGGCACGCCTCCTGTTGATACGAACCTTTATAGGCTTCGGTTCCGGCTCCCGGCCATCTGAAATTTTCCGTTGCCTGACCGGCTGCGGATCAGGAGCGGACGGCGGCCACGAGGCCGGCGACGAACCCCTCGACCTCCCCCTGCAGGGCGGACGTCGGCCGGTCGGCGGCGGCATCGAGCAGGCGGACGAGGGCCGACCCCACGATCACGCCGTCGGCCACCTCGGCCACCTGCCGGGCCTGCTCGGGCCCCGAGATCCCGAAGCCGACCATGATCGGCACGTCGGTCTTCGTCCGCAGCCACTGCACCCGCTCGATCAGACCGGGGGGCAGGTCGGTGCGGGCCCCTGTCACGCCCGCCACCGACACACAATACAAAAAACCGGTCGAGCGGGCGGCGATCTGCGCAGCCCGCTCGGGCGGCGTGGTCGGCGTCACGAGTCGCACGAGCGCCAGCCCGGCGGCACGGCAGGCCTGGTCGAGATCATCCGATTCCTCGAGCGGCAGGTCGGGCACGACGAAGCCGGCCAGGCCGGCGGCCACCGCATCGGCCACGAACCGGCCGATGCCGCGCCGGTAGATCACGGCATAACTCCCCATCGCCACTAGCGGCATCGACACCCTGGCCGCCGCCTGCTTCGCCGCGCCGAACACGCCGTCGAGCGTGATCCCGGCATTCAGGGCCCGGGTGTAGGAAGACTGGATCACCGGCCCATCGGCGATCGGATCGCTGTAGGGAACACCCAGTTCGCAGAGCGAACCCCCGGCCCGGTCGATCGCCTCGATCACCGCCACCGTGGTGGCGACGTCGGGATCACCGACCGTGACGAAGGGCGCGACGGCCTTGCGGCCTGCGGCACGGTTGGCGGCGAAGATGGCGGCGAGGCGGGCGACGCCGCTCTCCGCGGCGACCGATGGGGCGTGCATGCGTCAGCTCCTGCCGCCGTCGGCCGTTAGCCCGCGCAACCGGGCGATCTCCGCCGCATCCTTGTCGCCCCGGCCGGAGAGGCAGACGACGATGATCTCGTCGGCCGGCCGCGTGGCGGCCTCGCGGACCGCCCAGGCGAGGGCGTGCGAGGTTTCGAGGGCGGGAAGAATCCCCTCACGCCGGGCGACGAGGTCGAAGGCGTCGAGGGCCTCGGCGTCGGTGACGTTCGTGTATTCCACGCGGCCGAGGTCGCGCCAGAAGGCGTGCTCCGGCCCAACGCCGGGATAGTCGAGGCCAGCCGACACCGAATGCACGTCGGCCGTTTGCCCGTCCGCATCCTGAAGCACGTAACTCAGGCTGCCATGGAGGATGCCGGGGCTGCCGAAGCTCAGGCTGGCGGCATGATCGCCGGGGCTGCCCGAGCGACCGCCCGCCTCGACGCCCACGAGCCGCACGCCCTCGTGGTCGACGAACGGATGAAACATCCCCGCCGCGTTGCTGCCGCCGCCGACGCAGGCGACCACGGCTTCGGGCAGCCGGCCGAACTGCCGGCGGCACTGCTCGACAGTCTCCCGGCCGATCACGGACTGGAAGTCGCGGACGATCCGCGGGAAGGGATGTGGGCCGACCACCGAGCCGATGATGTAGTGCGTCGTCTCGACCGAGCCCATCCAGTCGCGCATCGCCTCGTTGATCGCATCGCGGAGCGTGCGCGAGCCGCTCTCGACGGGCCGGACCTCGGCCCCCATGAGCCGCATGTTGCGGACGTTGGGCGCCTGCCGGCGCACGTCCTCGGACCCCATGTAGACCACGCACTCGAGGCCGAACCGGGCACAGGCCGTGGCGGTGGCCACGCCGTGCTGGCCGGCGCCGGTCTCGGCGATGATCCGGCGCTTGCCCATCCGGATCGCGAGCAGCCCCTGGCCGAGCGTGTTGTTGATCTTGTGGGCGCCGGTGTGGTTGAGATCCTCGCGCTTGAGGTAGATCCGGGCGCCGCCGGCATAGTCGGTCAGCCGCTCGGCGAAGAGCAGGGGAGTGGGGCGGCCGACGAAGGCGGAGAGCAGGCCGTCGAGCTCCGCGGTGAACGACGGGTCGGCGATCGCCTCGCCGTAGGCCTGCTCGAGCTGGTCGAGGGCCGCGGAGAGCGTCTCCGGCACGTAGCGGCCGCCGAACTGACCGAACCTGCCCAGGGCGTCGGGAACGAGCGAGAGGGATGGGGGAGTCACTGACGGAGGCACCCTGGGGCCGCACGGCGAACGAAGCCCGCGAGCTCCGGCACCGGCCGGTTTCCGCGGACGCTCAGATTGTAGCCGCTGGCGGCGGTGCTACCATCGCGACGGCTTCTCGTGTCGCGGTCCCGGGAGCGAACCCAGCGCCGATGCCCGAACTCCCCGAAGTCGAGACGATGCGGCGCGGGATCGGCTTCCTGGCCGGCCGGCGGATCGCCGCGGCCGAGTTTCCCCGCGGCCCCGTGCGGCCGATCCTCGTCGAGCCGCGGCCCGCCACCGTCGTTCGACAGATCGTCGGCCGGACCGTCGGCGGCGTCGAGCGCCGCGGCAAGCGGATCCTCATCGGCATCGCCGCGGCGGCCGGCCGGCCCCGGCAGTGGCTCGTCATCGAACCGCGGATGACCGGCCGGTTCGCGACCACGACGCCACCGACCGCCGGCCATGTGCGGCTGGTGCTCCGCCTGGCGGTGCATGCCGACCTGCCTGCCGCGGTCGTTTGCTTCTGGGACCTGCGCGGCCTGGGAACGATCCGGCTCGTCGATGACCGGGGTCTGGAGAGGCTCTGCGGTCCGGACCGGCTCGGTCCCGACGGCCTGACGGTGACCGCGGCCGACCTCGTCACCGGGCTGGGCGACTCGCGCCGCGCGGTCAAGGTCGCGCTCCTCGACCAGCGGTCCGTGGCCGGCATCGGCAACATCTACGCCGCGGAGATCCTCCATCGCGCCGGCATCGACCCGCGCAGCACGTGCCGGCGGCTCGGCGCGGAGGCCTGGGAACGACTCGCCCGGGAGACCCGCCGCGTCCTCGCCGCAGCGGTGCGGTGCGAGGGATCGTCGATCGGCGACGAGACGTACAAGACGGCCGACGACCGGCCAGGCCGGTTCCAGCGCCGGCATCGCGTCTACGGCCGGGCCGGGATGCCGTGCGTCGGCTGCGGCACGTCCGTCGTGCGGATCGTCCAGGCGCAGCGATCGACGTTCTTCTGCCCACAGTGCCAACGCCGCCCCGGCGCACGTCCCGCGCGGCGGTCAAAGTTGCCCCGCGCCGGCCGCATGGCGTAGCCTGAACATCCCGGCTCCGTTCAGGGGCGATCACGAAAGGATGACCGATGAGCACATTCCCCGCACACGAGCGGTCCGCCAATCTGACCCGGCGCCGACTGATCGGCTCGACGGCGGCAGCCGCCGGCGGCCTGGCACTGGGCGCGGTCGGTCCGCACGGCAGCGCCGAGACACCCCCGGCAGCAGGCCGTCCCTCGGCCGAGACGCTCGCCGCCCGGCTGCACGCGTCGCTCGCGCCCGGGCAACGGGAGAAGATCTGCTTTCCGTGGGACTACCGGCATCCGAAATACGGCCTGCTCCGCACCCGGATCGGCAACAACTGGAACGCGACCGAGCCGGAGGTGGCCAGCGACTTCTTCACGAAGGACCAGCAGCGGCTCGTCCGCGAGATCTTCGAGCAGCTCATCGAGCCCGACTGGCACGCCCGCTTCGACAAGCAGCTCGAGGACGACGCCGGCGGCTTCGGCCAGAGCCAGTCGATCGCCCTGATCGGCGCGCCGGGCAACGGGGGCAAGTTCCAGTTCCTGCTCACCGGGCGGCACATGACGCTGCGCTGCGACGGCGACGCGGCCGAGCACGTCGCCTTCGGCGGCCCGATCTTCTATGGCCACGACGCCGGCAGCTTCAACGAGGGGCCGAAGCACGAGGGGAACGTCTTCTGGCCGCAGGCGGTCGCCGCCAACCGCGTGTACGCGATGCTCGACG comes from the Planctomycetia bacterium genome and includes:
- the mutM gene encoding formamidopyrimidine-DNA glycosylase, giving the protein MPELPEVETMRRGIGFLAGRRIAAAEFPRGPVRPILVEPRPATVVRQIVGRTVGGVERRGKRILIGIAAAAGRPRQWLVIEPRMTGRFATTTPPTAGHVRLVLRLAVHADLPAAVVCFWDLRGLGTIRLVDDRGLERLCGPDRLGPDGLTVTAADLVTGLGDSRRAVKVALLDQRSVAGIGNIYAAEILHRAGIDPRSTCRRLGAEAWERLARETRRVLAAAVRCEGSSIGDETYKTADDRPGRFQRRHRVYGRAGMPCVGCGTSVVRIVQAQRSTFFCPQCQRRPGARPARRSKLPRAGRMA
- the trpA gene encoding tryptophan synthase alpha chain; translated protein: MHAPSVAAESGVARLAAIFAANRAAGRKAVAPFVTVGDPDVATTVAVIEAIDRAGGSLCELGVPYSDPIADGPVIQSSYTRALNAGITLDGVFGAAKQAAARVSMPLVAMGSYAVIYRRGIGRFVADAVAAGLAGFVVPDLPLEESDDLDQACRAAGLALVRLVTPTTPPERAAQIAARSTGFLYCVSVAGVTGARTDLPPGLIERVQWLRTKTDVPIMVGFGISGPEQARQVAEVADGVIVGSALVRLLDAAADRPTSALQGEVEGFVAGLVAAVRS
- the trpB gene encoding tryptophan synthase beta chain, which translates into the protein MTPPSLSLVPDALGRFGQFGGRYVPETLSAALDQLEQAYGEAIADPSFTAELDGLLSAFVGRPTPLLFAERLTDYAGGARIYLKREDLNHTGAHKINNTLGQGLLAIRMGKRRIIAETGAGQHGVATATACARFGLECVVYMGSEDVRRQAPNVRNMRLMGAEVRPVESGSRTLRDAINEAMRDWMGSVETTHYIIGSVVGPHPFPRIVRDFQSVIGRETVEQCRRQFGRLPEAVVACVGGGSNAAGMFHPFVDHEGVRLVGVEAGGRSGSPGDHAASLSFGSPGILHGSLSYVLQDADGQTADVHSVSAGLDYPGVGPEHAFWRDLGRVEYTNVTDAEALDAFDLVARREGILPALETSHALAWAVREAATRPADEIIVVCLSGRGDKDAAEIARLRGLTADGGRS